From a region of the Ovis aries strain OAR_USU_Benz2616 breed Rambouillet chromosome 2, ARS-UI_Ramb_v3.0, whole genome shotgun sequence genome:
- the RCL1 gene encoding RNA 3'-terminal phosphate cyclase-like protein isoform X6: MQDWVWIDQNVGTSGLRGTAPSWSKGYETWDCLSKLPVVKTYHGVDWITQGPSPSRMTPLTPSCRYSVRVSPQMANRIVDSARSILNKFLPDIYIYTDHMKGINSGKSPGFGLSLVAETTNGTFLSAELASNPQGQGAAMLPEDLGRNCARLLLEEIYRGGCVDSTNQSLALLLMTLGQQDVSKVLLGPLSPYTIEFLRHLKSFFQIMFKIETKPCGEELKGGDKVLMTCVGIGFSNLSKTLK, encoded by the exons ATGCAGGACTGGGTGTGGATCGACCAG AATGTGGGCACTTCAGGCCTCAGAGGGACAGCACCCTCCTGGTCCAAAGGGTATGAGACCTGGGACTGTTTGTCGAAGCTGCCTGTGGTCAAAA CATACCATGGGGTGGATTGGATCACCCAGGGGCCCAG TCCAAGCAGAATGACACCCTTAACTCCGAGCTGCAGGTATTCAGTACGTGTATCACCTCAGATGGCAAACCGGATTGTGGATTCTGCAAGGAGCATCCTCAACAAGTTTTTACCCGATATCTATATTTACACAGACCACATGAAAGGCATCAACTCTGGGAA GTCTCCGGGCTTTGGGCTGTCCCTGGTTGCCGAGACCACCAATGGCACTTTTCTCAGTGCTGAGCTGGCTTCCAACCCCCAGGGCCAGGGCGCAGCGATGCTGCCTGAAGATCTCGGCAGGAACTGCGCCAGGCTGCTGCTCGAAGAGATCTACCGG GGTGGATGCGTGGACTCGACCAACCAGAGCCTGGCTCTATTACTCAtgacccttggacagcaggatGTTTCCAAAGTCCTGCTCGGACCACTCTCTCCCTACAC gatagAATTTTTGCGGCATTTGAAGAGCTTTTTCCAGATTATGTTTAAAATCGAAACCAAACCATGTGGTGAAGAACTCAAGGGAGGGGATAAAGTGCTGATGACTTGTGTTGGTATTGGCTTCTCCAACCTTAGCAAGACCCTCAAGTGA
- the RCL1 gene encoding RNA 3'-terminal phosphate cyclase-like protein isoform X7 yields the protein MQDWVWIDQNVGTSGLRGTAPSWSKGYETWDCLSKLPVVKTYHGVDWITQGPRMTPLTPSCRYSVRVSPQMANRIVDSARSILNKFLPDIYIYTDHMKGINSGKSPGFGLSLVAETTNGTFLSAELASNPQGQGAAMLPEDLGRNCARLLLEEIYRGGCVDSTNQSLALLLMTLGQQDVSKVLLGPLSPYTIEFLRHLKSFFQIMFKIETKPCGEELKGGDKVLMTCVGIGFSNLSKTLK from the exons ATGCAGGACTGGGTGTGGATCGACCAG AATGTGGGCACTTCAGGCCTCAGAGGGACAGCACCCTCCTGGTCCAAAGGGTATGAGACCTGGGACTGTTTGTCGAAGCTGCCTGTGGTCAAAA CATACCATGGGGTGGATTGGATCACCCAGGGGCCCAG AATGACACCCTTAACTCCGAGCTGCAGGTATTCAGTACGTGTATCACCTCAGATGGCAAACCGGATTGTGGATTCTGCAAGGAGCATCCTCAACAAGTTTTTACCCGATATCTATATTTACACAGACCACATGAAAGGCATCAACTCTGGGAA GTCTCCGGGCTTTGGGCTGTCCCTGGTTGCCGAGACCACCAATGGCACTTTTCTCAGTGCTGAGCTGGCTTCCAACCCCCAGGGCCAGGGCGCAGCGATGCTGCCTGAAGATCTCGGCAGGAACTGCGCCAGGCTGCTGCTCGAAGAGATCTACCGG GGTGGATGCGTGGACTCGACCAACCAGAGCCTGGCTCTATTACTCAtgacccttggacagcaggatGTTTCCAAAGTCCTGCTCGGACCACTCTCTCCCTACAC gatagAATTTTTGCGGCATTTGAAGAGCTTTTTCCAGATTATGTTTAAAATCGAAACCAAACCATGTGGTGAAGAACTCAAGGGAGGGGATAAAGTGCTGATGACTTGTGTTGGTATTGGCTTCTCCAACCTTAGCAAGACCCTCAAGTGA
- the RCL1 gene encoding RNA 3'-terminal phosphate cyclase-like protein isoform X4 produces MGLYIRIVTSVIFLQNVGTSGLRGTAPSWSKGYETWDCLSKLPVVKTYHGVDWITQGPSPSRMTPLTPSCRYSVRVSPQMANRIVDSARSILNKFLPDIYIYTDHMKGINSGKSPGFGLSLVAETTNGTFLSAELASNPQGQGAAMLPEDLGRNCARLLLEEIYRGGCVDSTNQSLALLLMTLGQQDVSKVLLGPLSPYTIEFLRHLKSFFQIMFKIETKPCGEELKGGDKVLMTCVGIGFSNLSKTLK; encoded by the exons ATGGGATTATATATCAGAATAGTGACATCTGTTATTTTCCTGCAGAATGTGGGCACTTCAGGCCTCAGAGGGACAGCACCCTCCTGGTCCAAAGGGTATGAGACCTGGGACTGTTTGTCGAAGCTGCCTGTGGTCAAAA CATACCATGGGGTGGATTGGATCACCCAGGGGCCCAG TCCAAGCAGAATGACACCCTTAACTCCGAGCTGCAGGTATTCAGTACGTGTATCACCTCAGATGGCAAACCGGATTGTGGATTCTGCAAGGAGCATCCTCAACAAGTTTTTACCCGATATCTATATTTACACAGACCACATGAAAGGCATCAACTCTGGGAA GTCTCCGGGCTTTGGGCTGTCCCTGGTTGCCGAGACCACCAATGGCACTTTTCTCAGTGCTGAGCTGGCTTCCAACCCCCAGGGCCAGGGCGCAGCGATGCTGCCTGAAGATCTCGGCAGGAACTGCGCCAGGCTGCTGCTCGAAGAGATCTACCGG GGTGGATGCGTGGACTCGACCAACCAGAGCCTGGCTCTATTACTCAtgacccttggacagcaggatGTTTCCAAAGTCCTGCTCGGACCACTCTCTCCCTACAC gatagAATTTTTGCGGCATTTGAAGAGCTTTTTCCAGATTATGTTTAAAATCGAAACCAAACCATGTGGTGAAGAACTCAAGGGAGGGGATAAAGTGCTGATGACTTGTGTTGGTATTGGCTTCTCCAACCTTAGCAAGACCCTCAAGTGA
- the RCL1 gene encoding RNA 3'-terminal phosphate cyclase-like protein isoform X5: protein MGLYIRIVTSVIFLQNVGTSGLRGTAPSWSKGYETWDCLSKLPVVKTYHGVDWITQGPRMTPLTPSCRYSVRVSPQMANRIVDSARSILNKFLPDIYIYTDHMKGINSGKSPGFGLSLVAETTNGTFLSAELASNPQGQGAAMLPEDLGRNCARLLLEEIYRGGCVDSTNQSLALLLMTLGQQDVSKVLLGPLSPYTIEFLRHLKSFFQIMFKIETKPCGEELKGGDKVLMTCVGIGFSNLSKTLK, encoded by the exons ATGGGATTATATATCAGAATAGTGACATCTGTTATTTTCCTGCAGAATGTGGGCACTTCAGGCCTCAGAGGGACAGCACCCTCCTGGTCCAAAGGGTATGAGACCTGGGACTGTTTGTCGAAGCTGCCTGTGGTCAAAA CATACCATGGGGTGGATTGGATCACCCAGGGGCCCAG AATGACACCCTTAACTCCGAGCTGCAGGTATTCAGTACGTGTATCACCTCAGATGGCAAACCGGATTGTGGATTCTGCAAGGAGCATCCTCAACAAGTTTTTACCCGATATCTATATTTACACAGACCACATGAAAGGCATCAACTCTGGGAA GTCTCCGGGCTTTGGGCTGTCCCTGGTTGCCGAGACCACCAATGGCACTTTTCTCAGTGCTGAGCTGGCTTCCAACCCCCAGGGCCAGGGCGCAGCGATGCTGCCTGAAGATCTCGGCAGGAACTGCGCCAGGCTGCTGCTCGAAGAGATCTACCGG GGTGGATGCGTGGACTCGACCAACCAGAGCCTGGCTCTATTACTCAtgacccttggacagcaggatGTTTCCAAAGTCCTGCTCGGACCACTCTCTCCCTACAC gatagAATTTTTGCGGCATTTGAAGAGCTTTTTCCAGATTATGTTTAAAATCGAAACCAAACCATGTGGTGAAGAACTCAAGGGAGGGGATAAAGTGCTGATGACTTGTGTTGGTATTGGCTTCTCCAACCTTAGCAAGACCCTCAAGTGA
- the RCL1 gene encoding RNA 3'-terminal phosphate cyclase-like protein isoform X10 — protein MKGDVCPSRMTPLTPSCRYSVRVSPQMANRIVDSARSILNKFLPDIYIYTDHMKGINSGKSPGFGLSLVAETTNGTFLSAELASNPQGQGAAMLPEDLGRNCARLLLEEIYRGGCVDSTNQSLALLLMTLGQQDVSKVLLGPLSPYTIEFLRHLKSFFQIMFKIETKPCGEELKGGDKVLMTCVGIGFSNLSKTLK, from the exons ATGAAGGGAGATGTGTG TCCAAGCAGAATGACACCCTTAACTCCGAGCTGCAGGTATTCAGTACGTGTATCACCTCAGATGGCAAACCGGATTGTGGATTCTGCAAGGAGCATCCTCAACAAGTTTTTACCCGATATCTATATTTACACAGACCACATGAAAGGCATCAACTCTGGGAA GTCTCCGGGCTTTGGGCTGTCCCTGGTTGCCGAGACCACCAATGGCACTTTTCTCAGTGCTGAGCTGGCTTCCAACCCCCAGGGCCAGGGCGCAGCGATGCTGCCTGAAGATCTCGGCAGGAACTGCGCCAGGCTGCTGCTCGAAGAGATCTACCGG GGTGGATGCGTGGACTCGACCAACCAGAGCCTGGCTCTATTACTCAtgacccttggacagcaggatGTTTCCAAAGTCCTGCTCGGACCACTCTCTCCCTACAC gatagAATTTTTGCGGCATTTGAAGAGCTTTTTCCAGATTATGTTTAAAATCGAAACCAAACCATGTGGTGAAGAACTCAAGGGAGGGGATAAAGTGCTGATGACTTGTGTTGGTATTGGCTTCTCCAACCTTAGCAAGACCCTCAAGTGA
- the RCL1 gene encoding RNA 3'-terminal phosphate cyclase-like protein isoform X8 encodes MCAYHGVDWITQGPSPSRMTPLTPSCRYSVRVSPQMANRIVDSARSILNKFLPDIYIYTDHMKGINSGKSPGFGLSLVAETTNGTFLSAELASNPQGQGAAMLPEDLGRNCARLLLEEIYRGGCVDSTNQSLALLLMTLGQQDVSKVLLGPLSPYTIEFLRHLKSFFQIMFKIETKPCGEELKGGDKVLMTCVGIGFSNLSKTLK; translated from the exons ATGTGTG CATACCATGGGGTGGATTGGATCACCCAGGGGCCCAG TCCAAGCAGAATGACACCCTTAACTCCGAGCTGCAGGTATTCAGTACGTGTATCACCTCAGATGGCAAACCGGATTGTGGATTCTGCAAGGAGCATCCTCAACAAGTTTTTACCCGATATCTATATTTACACAGACCACATGAAAGGCATCAACTCTGGGAA GTCTCCGGGCTTTGGGCTGTCCCTGGTTGCCGAGACCACCAATGGCACTTTTCTCAGTGCTGAGCTGGCTTCCAACCCCCAGGGCCAGGGCGCAGCGATGCTGCCTGAAGATCTCGGCAGGAACTGCGCCAGGCTGCTGCTCGAAGAGATCTACCGG GGTGGATGCGTGGACTCGACCAACCAGAGCCTGGCTCTATTACTCAtgacccttggacagcaggatGTTTCCAAAGTCCTGCTCGGACCACTCTCTCCCTACAC gatagAATTTTTGCGGCATTTGAAGAGCTTTTTCCAGATTATGTTTAAAATCGAAACCAAACCATGTGGTGAAGAACTCAAGGGAGGGGATAAAGTGCTGATGACTTGTGTTGGTATTGGCTTCTCCAACCTTAGCAAGACCCTCAAGTGA
- the RCL1 gene encoding RNA 3'-terminal phosphate cyclase-like protein isoform X9: MCAYHGVDWITQGPRMTPLTPSCRYSVRVSPQMANRIVDSARSILNKFLPDIYIYTDHMKGINSGKSPGFGLSLVAETTNGTFLSAELASNPQGQGAAMLPEDLGRNCARLLLEEIYRGGCVDSTNQSLALLLMTLGQQDVSKVLLGPLSPYTIEFLRHLKSFFQIMFKIETKPCGEELKGGDKVLMTCVGIGFSNLSKTLK, translated from the exons ATGTGTG CATACCATGGGGTGGATTGGATCACCCAGGGGCCCAG AATGACACCCTTAACTCCGAGCTGCAGGTATTCAGTACGTGTATCACCTCAGATGGCAAACCGGATTGTGGATTCTGCAAGGAGCATCCTCAACAAGTTTTTACCCGATATCTATATTTACACAGACCACATGAAAGGCATCAACTCTGGGAA GTCTCCGGGCTTTGGGCTGTCCCTGGTTGCCGAGACCACCAATGGCACTTTTCTCAGTGCTGAGCTGGCTTCCAACCCCCAGGGCCAGGGCGCAGCGATGCTGCCTGAAGATCTCGGCAGGAACTGCGCCAGGCTGCTGCTCGAAGAGATCTACCGG GGTGGATGCGTGGACTCGACCAACCAGAGCCTGGCTCTATTACTCAtgacccttggacagcaggatGTTTCCAAAGTCCTGCTCGGACCACTCTCTCCCTACAC gatagAATTTTTGCGGCATTTGAAGAGCTTTTTCCAGATTATGTTTAAAATCGAAACCAAACCATGTGGTGAAGAACTCAAGGGAGGGGATAAAGTGCTGATGACTTGTGTTGGTATTGGCTTCTCCAACCTTAGCAAGACCCTCAAGTGA